A window of Rhodothermales bacterium contains these coding sequences:
- a CDS encoding relaxase/mobilization nuclease domain-containing protein, whose protein sequence is MIIKPKKWKKRDRTSATRPRFRGLVAYMLRAKGTERCTWYGAGNLEGIDRHEDAELAINVVEAFQRANTRAKGDRTYHMIISLHPDDRSLNERELDEVVRRAVHAAGLGEHQYIAVRHSDQEHEHVHVAVNQIHPKTRKIHHPWRDVEAFKALASELEVELGLHKVDRSVRRIDTDRSHDYEAHRGVQSFSRWARSRIGERIDLDAISGWKDLHARLAAHGVRVVKRGNGLALVDATRGDLACKASSLGRHWSKQRLCERFGDFVAGPAAEHVATMSREAYRPEPLGRLRDDGLWREYQDALGAARARRDEQRDALSAKIDTARAAHRRHFKVRHHAIAAMPIPAREKHKVYKILSFERKAAERKLRTTIKRWRTMGIDTHPGSWKQFLAARAARGDHRAVRRLSRKSRGLAIKSGSKDRLQALPSRNLRTSRGTIIHNLPNGVRLRESAGSIELLGEARDHALEQLVGVAKQRFGTKQVTLLGSRRAQERLAELCAEQGLEIAEERQR, encoded by the coding sequence ATGATCATCAAGCCGAAGAAGTGGAAAAAGAGGGACAGAACCTCCGCAACCCGTCCGCGCTTCCGCGGGCTCGTGGCCTACATGCTCCGGGCCAAAGGCACCGAGCGGTGCACATGGTACGGCGCAGGAAACCTCGAAGGAATCGATCGGCACGAAGACGCAGAACTAGCGATCAACGTGGTTGAGGCCTTTCAGCGCGCAAACACGCGCGCCAAGGGCGACCGGACCTACCACATGATCATCTCGCTTCACCCCGATGACCGTTCGTTGAACGAACGGGAGCTCGATGAGGTGGTGCGGCGTGCAGTCCATGCGGCCGGATTGGGCGAACATCAGTACATCGCGGTACGGCACAGCGACCAAGAGCACGAGCACGTTCACGTCGCAGTCAATCAGATTCACCCGAAGACGCGAAAGATCCACCACCCGTGGCGAGACGTGGAGGCCTTCAAAGCCTTGGCGAGCGAGCTTGAGGTGGAGTTGGGGCTTCACAAGGTCGATCGAAGCGTGCGGCGAATCGATACCGATCGGTCCCACGACTACGAGGCACACCGCGGTGTTCAGAGTTTTTCTCGATGGGCCAGAAGTCGCATCGGCGAACGAATCGACTTAGACGCCATCTCCGGCTGGAAAGACTTGCACGCGCGACTGGCCGCGCATGGCGTGCGAGTGGTCAAGCGCGGCAATGGGCTAGCCTTGGTCGACGCAACGCGAGGGGACCTGGCCTGCAAGGCCTCGTCTCTGGGGCGCCACTGGTCCAAACAAAGGCTCTGTGAGCGCTTCGGGGATTTCGTTGCAGGTCCCGCGGCGGAGCACGTCGCAACCATGAGCCGCGAGGCGTATCGACCCGAGCCCCTCGGACGACTGCGTGACGACGGACTCTGGCGCGAGTACCAGGATGCGCTCGGCGCGGCACGGGCTCGGCGAGACGAGCAGCGCGATGCGTTGTCAGCGAAAATCGACACGGCCCGAGCTGCGCATCGACGACACTTCAAGGTGAGGCATCACGCGATTGCAGCGATGCCCATCCCCGCGCGCGAGAAACACAAGGTGTACAAGATACTTTCGTTCGAGAGAAAGGCTGCAGAGCGCAAGCTCAGGACGACTATCAAGAGGTGGAGAACCATGGGCATCGACACACACCCGGGATCTTGGAAGCAATTCCTGGCAGCGCGGGCCGCGCGCGGCGATCACAGGGCAGTGCGTCGCCTAAGCCGGAAGTCGCGGGGGTTGGCGATCAAGAGCGGCAGCAAGGACCGGCTCCAGGCCTTGCCATCTCGCAACTTGCGGACGAGTCGGGGGACCATCATCCACAACCTGCCGAATGGGGTACGGCTTCGAGAGTCCGCAGGATCGATCGAGCTTCTCGGCGAGGCCCGGGATCATGCGCTCGAGCAGCTAGTGGGCGTCGCCAAGCAAAGGTTCGGAACGAAGCAGGTCACGCTACTGGGATCGAGGCGCGCACAAGAGCGACTGGCCGAACTGTGCGCCGAACAAGGGTTGGAAATTGCGGAAGAGCGTCAGCGCTGA
- a CDS encoding ribbon-helix-helix protein, CopG family, with amino-acid sequence MGELKHRLTVRLGDAHVAQLNALAEASGLSRNDVVRRILLSHDLPTAESLEEIEKLQRLQGEQNRLGGLLKKTLTERRDKADIRRTLAEIERTSAHIRSVIDRLAQPR; translated from the coding sequence GTGGGGGAACTGAAGCATCGACTCACGGTTCGGCTTGGAGACGCACACGTCGCTCAACTAAACGCGCTCGCAGAAGCGAGCGGTCTCAGCCGCAACGATGTGGTTCGTCGCATCCTGTTGAGCCACGACTTACCGACCGCAGAGTCGCTCGAGGAAATCGAGAAGCTGCAAAGGCTTCAGGGCGAACAGAATCGGCTCGGCGGACTGCTCAAGAAGACACTGACTGAGCGTCGCGACAAGGCAGACATTCGACGAACACTCGCGGAAATTGAGAGAACGAGCGCGCACATTCGCTCGGTGATCGACCGCCTCGCCCAACCACGATGA